The DNA segment ATGCTGGAGCGAATGAAGCCGGTGACCGCGCTCGTCACGCAAGACGTTCACGAGATCAGCTTTCCGCAGCCGGAAAAAATGCTGTCACCGCCGATCGTCGCCGTCGATGAAGTCTCGGTGGGCTACGATCCGAAACAGCCGGTCCTCAGTCGCGTGACACTACGGGTCGACACCGACGATCGCATCGCGCTGTTGGGGGCCAACGGCAACGGAAAATCGACGCTGGTCAAACTGCTGGCCCGCAGGCTTTCGCCGTTCTCCGGAAAGGTGACCCGGGCTGACAAACTTTCAGTCGGGTACTTCGCCCAGCATCAGGTCGACGAGCTCAACGTCGACGCTTCGCCCTACGATCATATCCGCCGGCTGATGCCGGATGCTCCCGAGAGCAAGGTGCGCGGCCGTACCGGCGCGATCGGTTTCTCCGGCAAGGCCGGGGATACGCTGGTGAAGAATCTCTCGGGCGGCGAGAAGGCCCGGCTGCTGTTGGGGCTTGCGACGTTCTTCGGCCCGAACATGATCATTCTGGACGAACCGACCAACCACCTCGACATCGACAGCCGCGCAGCTCTTGCCGAAGCCATCAACGATTTTCCCGGCGCCGTCATCATGGTTTCCCATGATCGCTACCTGATCGAGGCCTGCGCTGACCAGCTATGGGTCGTCGCCGATCGCGCTGTCACGAACTATGACGGCGATCTCGACGACTACCGGCGGACAGTTCTGTCGACGCGCGGTGCCAGGGTCGCGCCGCGTGAACGCGAGCCGGAACGCGGCGCTCAGGCCGATGCCAATTCACGCCGGCCGAAGGAAAAGCGCATTCCGGTGAAGCAGCGAATTTCAGAAGCCGAAACGGAAATGGCGAGGATCAACGGCATTATCGAAAAGATCGATGCGGCGCTTGCTCTGCCCGATCTGTTCACACGCGATCCAAAGCAGGCCGCCCAACTCGGCAAGGCCCGCGCCAGCGCTGGTGAGGCCCTGTCAAGGGTCGAGGAAGAATGGCTCGCGGCGAGTTCGGAATTGGATGAAACCGCCCGACAGGCGTAGCGGGATCAAGTGCCCACTTTCCGAAGTTCGTATTACGTCTCAGCACCCACCTTTCACGAACTTCGGAAAGTAATGGGCACTAGCAAACTCATGATTTCTAGTGCCGCTTTTCTATTTGAAGTTCCCGAA comes from the Bradyrhizobium erythrophlei genome and includes:
- a CDS encoding ABC-F family ATP-binding cassette domain-containing protein, coding for MLSLTDISLRIAGRLLIDRCSVQIVPGSRVGFVGRNGVGKSTLFHAIRGDLPTETGTIAVPPRWRIGSLAQEAPDGPDRLIEVVLKADREREALLHEAEVASDPTRIAEIQTRLVDIEAHSAPARAAAILSGLGFSADDQNRPCSEFSGGWRMRVALAATLFAAPDLLLLDEPTNYLDLEGTLWLEDHLANYPRTVIVISHDRDLLDTSVDQILHLDRGKLTLYKGSYSSFEEQRATREMLDAKHARRQADERKRLQAFVDRFKAKASKARQAQSRVKMLERMKPVTALVTQDVHEISFPQPEKMLSPPIVAVDEVSVGYDPKQPVLSRVTLRVDTDDRIALLGANGNGKSTLVKLLARRLSPFSGKVTRADKLSVGYFAQHQVDELNVDASPYDHIRRLMPDAPESKVRGRTGAIGFSGKAGDTLVKNLSGGEKARLLLGLATFFGPNMIILDEPTNHLDIDSRAALAEAINDFPGAVIMVSHDRYLIEACADQLWVVADRAVTNYDGDLDDYRRTVLSTRGARVAPREREPERGAQADANSRRPKEKRIPVKQRISEAETEMARINGIIEKIDAALALPDLFTRDPKQAAQLGKARASAGEALSRVEEEWLAASSELDETARQA